From a region of the Tiliqua scincoides isolate rTilSci1 chromosome 4, rTilSci1.hap2, whole genome shotgun sequence genome:
- the LOC136647444 gene encoding protocadherin beta-16-like, with amino-acid sequence MTGTMEDSWRNRQGLYLLLFLCLSRILYVSSIQYSVSEEKKIGSVVTNVLKDLKLLMGDLSARRAQLVSKNSKQYFHLDTQSGNLLIQHKIDREALCGKMDPCLLLSEIVLQNPLKIYSIETLIEDVNDNNPTFSKNEFELEIPENVPVNTRFPLDPAQDPDLGENSIQNYTLSPNEHFRLDVQKGKKYLDLVLVKPLDREKEEHFGLTLKAIDGGVPPRTGSVGIKVSILDINDNFPQFAQNEYKMKIKENSPQGSLVSKVEARDSDAGSNAQITYSFHQVPESINILFQLNEITGEITVWGEIDYEKESNYEMNIKATDGGGLSGYCKVLVEIEDENDNAPELSIISLTSPLPEDSPLDTLVALLSITDIDSGDNGQTSCSADISLPFLLKTTVNNYYQLVIQSPLDREKVAEYNVTITAIDRGVPRLSSTRMIHIQILDINDNSPVFEESAYQMALQENNIPGLLIGSVHAVDLDTEQNAKVTYSFLPGKVGDISVASYLSINSESGNVYILRSLDYEEINHFQVTIRASDGGSPPLTSDATVHVVVIDENDNAPFILYPLQNSTSLSNELVPRPAEAGYLVTKVVAVDEDSGQNSWLSYQLLKATDPTLFSIGPQNGEVKTRRPLNERDPNKQRLVILVRDNGNPPQTSTTALNVLLVDSLSDPYRKNVEVGIEEREEEGPLTMYLVICLAAVSFVFLVCIVVFVIIKMYKKGCGGSLIAVPPHFPPARPDIPENGVDSENGSLSRTYHYDVCLTGGSLCSEFRFLRPFIPVFSVGDPNMPVSHRISAASQEIPDQVEGKESTEEQGRTPLSEDAAPRPGGPGCIINQATGAVVNSGQNDWLSYQ; translated from the coding sequence ATGACTGGCACCATGGAAGACAGCTGGAGGAACAGGCAAGGTCTGTatcttttgctttttctctgtctttCCAGAATACTGTATGTGTCTTCAATTCAGTATTCTGTATCTGAGGAAAAGAAGATTGGGTCTGTGGTTACTAAtgtgctgaaggatttaaaaCTGCTGATGGGGGATCTCTCTGCTCGGAGGGCTCAGCTAGTTTccaaaaacagtaagcaataCTTTCACCTGGATACCCAATCTGGAAATCTGTTGATCCAGCATAAAATAGACAGAGAAGCTTTGTGTGGCAAGATGGATCCTTGCTTGCTACTGTCTGAGATAGTACTGCAGAACCCTTTAAAGATATACAGCATTGAAACACTGATAGAGGATGTGAATGACAACAATCCCACATTCTCTAAAAATGAATTTGAGCTAGAAATTCCTGAGAATGTCCCAGTCAATACTCGTTTTCCTTTGGATCCTGCCCAAGATCCAGACTTGGGGGAAAACAGTATCCAGAATTACACACTCAGTCCCAATGAACATTTCCGACTGGATGTGCAGAAGGGCAAAAAATATTTAGATCTTGTTTTAGTGAAACCCCTTGACAGGGAGAAGGAAGAACACTTTGGGCTGACTCTTAAGGCTATTGATGGAGGAGTGCCACCAAGAACAGGCAGTGTTGGGATAAAGGTCAGCATACTGGACATTAACGATAATTTCCCTCAGTTTGCTCAGAATGaatataaaatgaaaataaaagaaaacagcCCTCAAGGTAGTCTTGTCTCAAAAGTGGAAGCCAGAGATTCAGATGCTGGATCAAATGCACAGATTACCTATTCATTCCACCAAGTTCCTGAAAGCATAAACATTTTGTTTCAGCTAAATGAAATTACTGGAGAGATCACAGTCTGGGGAGAAATTGACTATGAAAAAGAAAGTAACTATGAAATGAATATCAAAGCAACAGATGGAGGAGGACTTTCAGGCTACTGCAAGGTTCtggtggagattgaggatgagaATGACAATGCCCCAGAATTGTCCATCATATCCCTCACCAGCCCTTTGCCAGAGGATTCACCCCTAGACACACTTGTTGCCCTCCTTAGCATCACAGACATAGACTCCGGAGACAACGGCCAGACATCCTGTTCTGCAGACATATCTTTGCCTTTTCTGTTAAAAACCACTGTGAATAACTACTACCAACTGGTGATCCAAAGCCCACTGGATAGAGAGAAAGTGGCTGAGTATAATGTGACCATCACAGCTATTGACCGGGGAGTACCCAGACTCAGTTCAACAAGAATGATTCACATTCAAATCTTGGACATCAATGACAACTCTCCAGTATTTGAAGAATCTGCCTATCAAATGGCATTGCAGGAAAATAATATCCCAGGATTGCTCATTGGCTCCGTCCATGCTGTTGACCTGGACACAGAGCAGAATGCCAAAGTGACATACTCATTTTTGCCTGGAAAGGTAGGAGACATCTCTGTGGCTTCTTATCTCTCTATCAACTCTGAAAGTGGGAATGTGTATATCCTCAGATCTCTTGATTATGAAGAGATAAACCATTTTCAAGTTACCATCAGGGCTTCTGATGGTGGTTCTCCTCCATTGACTTCAGATGCTACTGTCCATGTTGTGGTCATAGACGAAAATGACAATGCTCCCTTCATCCTGTATCCCCTTCAGAACAGTACATCACTCAGCAATGAGCTGGTTCCCAGACCAGCGGAGGCCGGTTATCTGGTCACCAAGGTGGTGGCTGTGGACGAAGACTCTGGTCAGAACTCTTGGCTTTCCTACCAGTTGCTGAAGGCCACAGACCCCACCCTGTTCAGCATCGGACCACAGAATGGAGAAGTGAAAACCAGGAGACCCCTGAATGAGCGAGATCCCAACAAACAGAGACTGGTCATCCTGGTCAGAGATAATGGGAACCCACCTCAGACCAGCACCACGGCACTAAATGTGCTTTTAGTGGACAGCCTTTCGGATCCGTACAGGAAGAACGTAGAAGTTGGCattgaagaaagagaagaagaaggTCCTTTGACCATGTATTTGGTGATCTGTTTGGCTGCAGTCTCCTTTGTCTTCCTCGTGTGCATTGTTGTGTTTGTCATTATCAAAATGTACAAGAAAGGCTGTGGTGGAAGCCTGATCGCTGTTCCTCCTCACTTCCCACCCGCCAGACCGGATATCCCAGAGAATGGTGTGGACTCTGAGAATGGGTCACTTTCCAGGACTTACCACTATGACGTCTGCTTAACGGGCGGCTCCTTGTGCAGCGAGTTCAGATTTCTCCGACCTTTTATTCCTGTTTTTTCTGTGGGGGACCCAAACATGCCTGTGAGTCACAGGATTTCTGCTGCTTCCCAAGAGATTCCTGACCAGGTTGAGGGTAAAGAATCAACCGAAGAGCAG